A window of the Deinococcus sp. KNUC1210 genome harbors these coding sequences:
- a CDS encoding ABC transporter substrate-binding protein: MNKRIRTAFLTLTSAALLTSAAQASGNLEIFSWWSGVEAPALNALVKLYEATYPGVKVDNATVTGGAGTNAKAILKTRMLSGDAPDSFQAHAGQELTGTWVVADRMEDLSSLYKSEGWARKFPKSVIDLISYKGGIYSVPVDVHRSNVMWYVPATLKKYGVRAPLTWHEMLRTCTTLKAKGMAAPLALGEGWTQQMVWESVAVGMLGSSGWTDLWNGRLKFTDPRVVDTFVIYGQVLDCANKDANDLTWQQASSLVLTGKAAFNIMGDWAAGYMTTTKNLKPGIDFAWSASPSTSDTFIMLADSFGLPKGAKNRTDALNWLKVLGSKQGQDIFNPLKGSIAARTDSDLSRYSVYSQSAAKDWKSKTIVGSMVHGAAANETFTGGFSSIMDTFFIGHNAAMAAQASQTLADTAKLGQ; this comes from the coding sequence ATGAACAAGCGTATCCGTACAGCCTTCCTTACTCTGACCAGTGCCGCCCTGCTGACCAGCGCTGCCCAGGCCAGCGGCAATCTCGAGATCTTTTCGTGGTGGTCTGGCGTGGAAGCGCCCGCTCTGAATGCCCTGGTCAAGCTCTACGAAGCCACCTACCCCGGCGTGAAGGTCGATAACGCGACCGTGACGGGCGGTGCTGGCACCAACGCCAAGGCGATCCTGAAGACCCGTATGCTCAGCGGTGACGCCCCGGACAGCTTCCAGGCGCATGCCGGACAGGAACTCACCGGCACCTGGGTCGTGGCCGACCGCATGGAAGACCTCAGCAGCCTGTACAAATCTGAAGGCTGGGCCAGGAAATTCCCCAAGTCGGTGATCGATCTGATCAGCTATAAGGGCGGCATCTACAGCGTGCCGGTGGACGTGCACCGCAGCAATGTGATGTGGTATGTCCCGGCGACCCTCAAGAAATACGGCGTGCGTGCTCCGTTGACCTGGCATGAAATGCTCCGCACCTGCACCACCCTGAAAGCCAAGGGCATGGCCGCGCCGCTGGCTCTGGGAGAGGGCTGGACGCAGCAGATGGTCTGGGAATCGGTGGCGGTCGGCATGCTGGGTTCCAGCGGCTGGACCGATCTGTGGAACGGCAGGCTGAAGTTCACCGATCCGCGTGTGGTGGATACCTTCGTGATCTACGGACAGGTGCTCGACTGCGCCAACAAGGACGCCAACGATCTGACGTGGCAGCAGGCCAGCAGTCTGGTACTGACGGGCAAGGCTGCCTTCAACATCATGGGTGACTGGGCCGCCGGTTACATGACGACCACGAAGAACCTGAAGCCGGGCATCGACTTCGCGTGGAGCGCCAGTCCCAGCACGAGCGATACCTTCATCATGCTCGCCGACAGCTTCGGGTTGCCCAAGGGCGCGAAAAACCGTACCGACGCGCTGAACTGGCTGAAGGTGCTGGGCAGCAAGCAGGGACAGGACATCTTCAACCCGCTCAAGGGCAGCATCGCCGCCCGCACCGACAGCGACCTGAGCCGCTACAGCGTGTATTCGCAGAGTGCTGCCAAAGACTGGAAGAGCAAGACCATCGTGGGCAGCATGGTGCACGGCGCGGCCGCCAACGAGACGTTTACCGGCGGCTTCAGCAGCATCATGGACACCTTCTTCATCGGGCACAATGCCGCGATGGCCGCCCAGGCGAGCCAGACGCTGGCCGATACCGCCAAACTCGGGCAGTAA